TAGCTTGCGTTTCTTCAGCAATCCATTCATCATAAACTTTTTTAACTCTTTCAGCAGCAGGTCCAGTTCCTTCAATAATTCCATCTTTAGTAACTCTTATGCGATCCATTACAACTATAACTTCTGCTTCTTTAATATATTTAACCATATTTGGGAATAATCTATTTAGTCTTTCTGCTAATTTAGATAAATCTGGTCCTAATTCTAATATTTCAATAAATTTAATCGCATTCCCACTAATGAAAAGCTTAGGTATTATATTGCCATTCATTTTTACTTCAGTCAACCATAAGCTATAATCACTAATATTAGCAGCTATTATTTTTCCTTCAAAACATTCATTATTAATAGTCGTAATTTTTACATATTTATCTATTAGTGATGTAAACTCGTCTGTAAATCTTTTAGATATTAAAATAGACAATATGTTCCCCTCTTAAACCTTTCTTATAAATAAGAAAGGTTATATAAATGGTTAAATAAAAAATGATAGCTATCTGATTTTTTATATTTATTTTTATTTATCTCTCCCGCTTTAAGGAATAAAAAAACATTAAAAAGAAAAACCTATTCTTTGAAAAGTATGATATCGTCCGTCTTACTTAAATTTAAGAATGTAACAATCGCATTTGATGAATTTAAAAAGAAGCTATTTATCATATGAAGTACCTATTTTAGAAGAAAACTTAAATGATGTTTTAAATTATCCGCTAGCTTTTAATCAAACAGTAAGTGAATTAGGATCGTATATTTCGTTTAAAAATTCAACAATGGACCATAAGCTTAGAAAAATTCAAAATGTTTACATAATGTCTTCAAATAAATTTTTAAGAGCTAAACATATATTATTAGATGCTTGCCATATTCTAAATTTACCAAAATTTTCAATAAGTTATGGCATAGGAGTTTGTAAAAAAATTCTTCAAAAAATAGATGTTTCAATTTCAGCATTACCAAATATCGTAGGTGTAGCATTATATATTTCATCGCAAGAAAATATTTATTCAAGACCTTTAACATTTAAAGAAATTTCAATTGCTTTAAGAAAACTTGGTCATAAAGCATCTTTTAAAAGTTTATCAAAAACATATAGAAGAATACAATGTTTTATTAAAATAAAAAATAAAATAAGAAAAAGTGAAGATTATGTCCAACCTTTAATAGACAAAATAGTTAGAAATGAAAAAATGAGGGAAAAAATAGAAAGTAAATGGGATTTACTATATTACATACAAAAACTTAAAGAAACCTCCAATAAGATTTTGGAGGTATTTGATAGTAAAGCAAGAGGAGGAAGAAGCCCATATGTATTTGCCGTATCTTCTTTATACATTGCTGAACATTATATGTCAAAGAAAGAGGGGAAAAAGCCATGTTTTACTCAAAAAATATTAGCAGAAATAGCTGGAGTAGCAGAATATAGTATTAGAGAAAATTCAGGCTATATTAAAAAAGTATTAACAAATTTCAATATTACTTTCATTTAAAAGAACTAACCATGTATGCTCTCCTGCTATCAATGGATAAAAACGTCTACCATTTAATAATATGCTAGCTGCTTCACATTTATCATAAACATTTATGTTCAGAGTGAGCCTTATTTCATAAAAATCATTAATATACTTTATTTCATATTCAGTAAATAAATCGATTTTTATTTGTCTTGATTCGTACGCATTTCTTAATTTTTCCTTTGCATTATAAATAATAATTCCATATTTCTCAATTATTTCATTAGGATCTGTAATATTATATTTAGTTAGCAATATTATTTGTTGATTTATTGATTTTATAGTTTCTAAAACAATTCTATTTAATAAGAAAATTCTGCATGGACAAAGAATTGTTAAATTTAAGTTTCTATTTAAAAAAATATTCCTTTTATGTAAGGAAATACTTGCTTTTAAAAAAATATTTAATGTTCCTTCAATGTCGTTTATTTCATTTAATTTTTTTGAATTAAGTAAAATTGGATTATATAAAAAATTTGATGAATATTCAGAAATTGATAAATCTGAAAAATAGATACTTAGTTCTACTCCTTTACTTTTATAATAATTTTTCACAATTTCTTTAAAATAATCCAATCTTGAAAGGAGAAAAGAAATTAAATCTTGAATATTCAATTTATTAGAATTTATTATTCTAAGTTTAGAATTATCAATTAGAAATGAATAAAGCTCAAATACAATGTTATTTTCTACTTTATTCAAATAAATAGCATCAATATTTTCATGAATTGTTTCTAAAAGAATTTTTTCATTATTATTTCTTAAGTTTAATGGAAGAATAAGTAAAGTTATTATATAAGCTATAGCTGCAGTCCATAAAAAGGATTTTTTATATTTCATTAGCAAGCAACCTTTACTATTAATAAATATTTTTCAAAATTTGTAAGTAGAATAATTTCTTGTTCTATAGCAAAGTTTTTCTTTATTAAACCTACTTTAGATATTATTTCGCCATTAAAATTTTTTACAAAAATTTCACATTCATATTCTTTTGGACAAATGTTTGCAATTTTATTTAAAATTTTCTCTAAAGATTCATTACAAGCTAATTTTTCTTTCAATTCTTCTATATAGCCCAAACTATAAGAAATTGCTAAAATTCTATTTGCTATTTCATAAGCATGATTCGATTTAATAAGTAAAATTAATTCTGAAGAATCATAATATAATGGATAAATAAAAGATAAGAAAATTAATGTTATAAAGAAAGCAGCTAAAGCGTCTAGAATAGATATCATTCTTTCTCACTTATAATTAATACTGGAAAAGAGAAAGTTATTCCATTTATTTCAATTTTATAAAAAGTTAATGAGAAAAATTGTTTACAACAACTTGAAAAATTTTTATCAATAGACCAATAATTTATTGTTTCAATAGAATTTAAGAATATTTTAAAATCATTTATATTTCTATAAGTTTTTATAAATTCTTCTTGTTCTTTAAGAGAATTTATGAAAAAATTATTAGTGATAAATAATAATTGAAGAGTGAATAATAAAAATATTAAGGAAATAGAAGCTATTATTAAATTTGCTTTTTTCATTTTTAATCACATTTTAAAAATTTTTATTCCATTAGTTTGAGGATCATAGGAAAAAATGTATTCCATTCCTGGAAGTAATTCATTATTCGATAATATTATTTTTGAAGAATACTGAATAAAAAGTTCATTTTCTATAAAAAAATTAATTTTAGAATTAGAAATAACTATTCTAAAATCTTTACTTGAAATATCTTTTGGTAGAAATATTTTAACAGAAGATCTTGTTAAAAAAGCGCAATTTATTTTATTTACTAAAACTTCCATTAATTGTTCAACACTATTCTTTAAAATAAATGGAGAATAAAGATTTTGAATATTAAATGATAATGAAATAATTATGCTACTAATAGTTATCCATATAGCTATTTCTAAAAAAGACTCAATTGTTTCTGATGGCATTCTTATCACTAATATTTTCAAATAAAATTTTTATCTCATTGCCTTCCATTTTTATTCTTAAAAGGTAAAATCCTGCATTCAATCTATAGCTCATATTTAAATAAACCTTAAGTTCTTCTTCTATAATTACTGGATTTTTATCATTAAGATTCCTTACTATAATTTTATTTCCAATAGTTGATATACTAACATTTTCTATAATCGAAAAAACGCAAGAATATTCTTTATTTGGATAAATAGATACTATCTCAATACCATAAATAATTTTATTAATTAGAAAGCATAAAGAATTATAAGTTGTTTGTTTATTAACAATTTCTATACTATTAATAAATACTTGAGAAAAAATCATAGATATAAATAATGAAATAAATATCGCTATTTGCTTTTCTACAATTTGTACCAAATAAGACCACTCCAAATATCATTATAAAAAAGAGATATAATTGTGCTAATTAGTAAGAATGGTATAAATGGCACTTCCTTTATAAGGATTTTATTAGAAAAAAATATAATGAATAAGAGAGAGAAGAAACCTATAAAAATCCATGAAAAAAATACAAAAAGAGATAGTTTAATATTGGTTAATGCAAGAATATAAAGTAAAGAAAAGAAAGTTGCATAGATTATAATATTTATTGGAAAAAAAATCAATTTATCAATTTTTGATAATGGATAAACAAATGAAAGAGCTAAAGTATATATAACATCACCCGAACCTATAGCATTTAATTTATACATAAAGTATGAAAGCATATATGTTAATGCTATATTATGAAATATTTTTAGTCCATTAGAAAATAATATTTTAATTATTATTGAACATATTCCTAAAAATAAAAGTAATAATAATTTATAATTACTTATAGCTTTATACTTAATATCTAAAATAGCTAAATGAAATGAATAAAAAATGAAAGATAAAAAAAGCGAAAGTTCGATAGTCTCGGGAAATGACATTTTTTCTCAATTATTAAATGAAAGTGGTGCTTTTAAAAACCACTAAATTTATAAAATAAGAAGGGGGAAGGATAAAAATAAAACCATTAAGTTTATTTATTAATATTCAGCTTTTGTTAGAATCATTAATAGAAGAAGTAAAAGCAATACATAAAGAAGTATTGGAAGTGAAAACTCGATTAGATGATTTTAGTGAAGTAATAAATTTTTACGAAGAAAATATTGCAAAGGAGGATAGCAATGATAGGGAAAAAATATCTATTAATGGAAAAAAATGAGAATAAAACTTTTCATAATATAGAGAAAATAAGTACACCTACACCTATTTCAACTAATTCTTTTTCTATTTTTATTAAATGTAATCTTTGTAAAATAGTAAATAAAGATTTTTTTAAAAATGAAGAATGTTTAAAATGTATTCTAACAATATTAATGAATTATCCTGAAACACTCAATATAATATTTGAAAAGAATAATGAATACTATAAATTTAGTAAAAAAACATTTAAAAAAATAAAATACTTGCTTTATGATATAAAAAGTTTATATTCATTTAATCAAATAGATAAATCTATCTTAAACCTTTTAATAGATAATCCAATAGAATTTATAGAAAAAATAACACAAAAATATAAAAATAAAAAAAATGATAATTTTTTAATAAAAAATACAAAAATACTTTCTAAAGTATTACTCAATCCTGGATTAACTCTTTTATCAAGAGAAGATCTTTTTAAGGAAATTTTTAATCATTCACATTTTATAAAAGCAATTGAAATGGAAAGGAGAAATATAATAAAAGAATATAAATTTGATATATATTATTGTAGAATATATTCTACAAATAAAGAAGAAAAATTTTATGAAGCATTTCCTGCATATAACATAGATAATGAAAAAATTGTGAATTTATTAACTGAGAATTTAAAATCAGAAATAAATGAGGAGGAATTATTTAAAAAATTTGGAGATTTCTTAAGTATACGTTTAAAAAGAGCATATAATTTTCTTAAAAAATATTTAGAAGGAAATAATAATATTGAAAAATTAAAAATAGAAACTATAGCAAAAATAGCATTATATAAATCCATTAAATTGCAAAATATAATGCCTCTTATAATGGATGAAGAAGTTGAGGAGTTTTTTCTAGACAATATTAACTCGCCAATTTATTTAGACCATAGAGAATATGGTAGATGTGTAACAAATTTATATTTAGAGAAAGATGAGATTGAAGCTTTTAAAACAAGATGTAAACTAGATTCTGGATATAGATTAGATGAAGAAAATCCTTCATTAAAAACAGAGATTATCACGAAGGATTTTCATGTAAGGGTATCAATAGATATCCCCCCTTTATCATTTGGAAATACACATTTATGTGTAAGGAAACTTAGGAAGAAAGCTTTTGTGCTACCAGAATTAATATATAATGAGACAATCACTTGTGAGGCAGCAACGTATTTACTCTTATGCTTATTATCAAGGAAAAATATAGGAATTGTAGGAGAGTCTGGTGCAGGAAAAACAACATTAGCCAATGCTTTATTATCGCTTATACCAAGTAATTGGAGATGCATTTATTTAGAAGATGTTATTGAGAGTATAAACCTACAACCATATAATGTTCATCAAGTAAGGCTTCGTGTATCACCCATTGAAGCAAAAGGACAATATTGGGTTTCTAAAAATAAAACTAAAGAAATTATAAAACTTTTACATCGTTCTCCAACGTATGTTTTTTTAGGCGAGGTACAAACAAAAAGTCATACAAAAGCTCTCTTTCATGCTATTGCTGCTGGAATTAAAACTATGTTTACAGTGCATGCAAGTTCTATTCAACAACTCATAAGAAGATGGACCATCGCATATGGTATAAATCCTATTTCATTAATAGATTTAGATATATTGGTATTCATTAGTAGATTAAATGGATTAGGACCTAGAAAAGTTTTAGAAATAAATATGATAAATAAAAATATAAAGGATTTTACAAAAATTTATGAGGATGGATTAATAAAAATATTTGAATTTAAAAAAGATGATATTGCCCAAAAATTATTATATGAAGATGATGACTTAAATAAAGAATTTAATCAATTAAGAAGAGTACTTGATTTTTTAAGTAGAAATAAAATATTTGATTTAAATATTATTAGAAAAATAGTTGAGGAAAATGTATTCAGTAATAAATATATTAATAAACTTATCTAAGAAAGTACCAAAAAAAATTTGTTTTATAAGAAAGAGAAATATTCCAAAAGAAGTACTTGAAAGTTCTTACTATATAGAAGTGGATGTAGAACGTCTTACAACTCTATTATTAATTTTATCAACTATTTTTTCAATAATTGTTTTTGTTATAGCATCAATATTTTTTAACAATATAATTTTTTCTATAATGATTTCTGTATCATTTTTTTACTTAAATTTTTTCATATTAACAAATATAATTTCTTCTAAAATATTAGAAGAAAAGTATGAAATTGAATCTTATGGAAGTCAAGTAATAGAAGATATGTATTTCGGTATTAAATATACTTCTTTTCAAGATGCTTTAAAAACGATAATAAAGATGGAATATCCAAAAATTTCAGAAAAAATAAAGAAAATATTATTTAAAATAATTAATGGAGAAGAAATTGAAAGAGCATTTAAAAAAGGAATAGAAAAAATACCATCAGAAACATTTAAAAAAGGAGTAATGGGAATTCTATATTCTAAAAATATTTCTAATGATGTAATAAATGATTTTATATCGCTTCCGAATATTGAAGTAAGGTCTGCTTATAAAGAAATTTCTTCGCAACTTGAAATAAGAATATCTATTTTCCTTGTGTATAGTTTATTTTCACCAATAATTTTAGCTATGAGTTTAATATTATTTAAGATTTCAATATTTTTCTTCTATATTTATATTCCATTTCATACATTAATACTTACAATAATATATCGTTATGCTATTTATAATAAAGTAGTGAAAATTTTATGAAAAAGAAATTATTAAAAATTTTAATTTCAGCAATCATTTCTTTTATTTTAATTTATAATTTAAGAGCCATAGAATTATATTTACCTTATTTTTCAACAATATACCTTTTAATTAATGAAGCAAAGTATATTTTCAAAAAAAGAGAAGAAAAATTTAATGAGGAAGATATTGTTTTATTAAGCAATTATGCTTCAGAATTAACTAGAGGAATATCAGAAGAAGAAGCATTAAAAAATGCATTATCTAATCTAAATAAGAAAAAAGAAAAGCATAATAGAATACTTTTTAAAATTGTTAATGGAGAAAGTATAAACAATATCTTCAAAAAGCATTATGAAGAAAAATTATTTAACATTATCCCTTATGAATTAATGAAAAAGAATTCTACTAAAGCAGGAAAAATTTTACAGCAAAGAATACATAGATTTAATGAATTAATGAATTTAATGAAAGAGAGAGAGGAAATGTTTCGTATAATGGAATTTAGGACTAATATAATGATATTCACTTTTTCTTTTTCACTTGCAATTTTAACTTTAATTGCTCCTACTTTAACTATATTATACAGTAAACCTAGTTATCAATTTAATATTAATGAATTAATTTTAATAAATTCTTTAATGATAATAACATGCTCTTATTTATGTTCTAAAGCTACTTTTTCCAAAAAAACTTTTAGAACAATCGTAATAGCTCTAATAATTTTTTTAATAACTTTTATGACATTTTCGCAATTATTGGTGCTTAAATAGTATATAAAATTTTTATTTTGAGAAGAAATGATCACATTAGTGAATATTCTTTTTAAGAAAATAAAAGATTTTCTTTATAAAAAACATATTTGTGCACAATTAGTAGAAGAAGGGCTCCTGCTTAGTATATCACTTTTTGTTTTAGCAATGCTATTAGGAACTGTCCAGAATTTAAATAAATCTTTTACAAATTTTTTAAATACAGTTTGGGAATCGCTTGAAGATCTCGCTACACAACTCTTTGGTTGGTTATGGGGAAAATAATTGGAAAATGATAAACAAAGGAATTTGATTATCTTTTTTTTATTTTTAATTTTATTAATAAATTTTTTTTGGATAAATAAAGAAATAAAAAATATTATTGAATATATTTTTTATTTAGATCAATTTATTTATATAGCACTTGTAATAAGTATAGTAGCTTCAATCATTTTTTTAAAATCAATATTTGTAAAAAGATGGAAAGAGAGCATTGGAAAAATATTTTCAGATAATGAATATATAATCATAGAAAATGATGGAAATATTATAGCTATAAAAGGTTTAGAAATACAAGAATTAAAAGAGCATGATCAAAAAAATAATATACAAGACAAATTTCAAACTTTCATTTCAACATTAGTTAAAAATAAAGTTCCTTGCATTTATACACTTTCAATAATGCCATTGGGAGGAATAAAGAATTTTTCAATTAATGAAGAAATAGGTTCAAGAATATGGCTTATAACATTTGGAAAAAGTAATGAAAGGAACAAATCTATTGAAGAAATGGAAAAAAATTTTATAATAATGGAGTCGGCTCTCCAAACAGCATTTCCAAAAATTTATACAAAAAATATTGAGGCAGAAGATTTAAGAAATTTCTTTGAATTTTTTTTAAAAAAAAATTAAAAATAAAGAAAGAAGCATTTTATAATTTTCTTTCTTTTTCATCACCTTATACTTTTACTAGAACCTTCCCAAGTATAAATGATTCTCAAAGAGATATTGAGCAAGAAAAATTTCAAGAACAAATATACTTAGGCTGGTCAATTGAAAGTGGTTTTGAAAAAAGTAAAGAATATTTAAATATTAATAATATAAATAGGCATGTTATTATTTTTGGCTCAACAGGAACAGGAAAGACGACAACCACTTCATCCATTGCTCTTAGATTGTGGGAAAAAGGATTTCCAATTTTAATCTTAGATTGGCATAATGAATATGGAAAAATTGCTGAAAAAATTAATGGAAAAATTTTTCCATTAGGAAAAGATAATTCGTATTCGATTAATCCTTTTAAGCCATTATTTTTAGAAGATGATATATATACTCATATAGATATGCTATGTGATATTTTCTCTGAGACTTTTAATTTTTCAGCGCCACAATCATATATGTTTCTTAAAGCTTTAGTAGAAGAATATAAAGCAAGAGGCTTCTTAAATAAAGAAGTAGAGAAGCTTGAAGCTCCAAATTTATTAGCTATTTTAGAAAGAATTCAAAAAATAGCACCATATTCAAGGTTTGATTATGAAATTAAAATGGCTTTAGAAAGAAGATTACAACCATTAACTTTAGGACAATTAGGAGAAATTTTTTGTGGAGAAAACATTATAAAAATTGATGATATAATGCAAGGATTTACAGTTATCGAATTAGGTCATATTAAAAGCTATTTATCAAAAAGAATTCTACTATACTTAATTTTAAAATTAATTTATGATTATTGCATTCATCGAAAGAAAATGAATAAACTTATTCATGTAACAATTATTGAAGAGGCACAAAATATAGTTCCTATGAGAAAAGATTCTGAAATGCCGTCGATAGGAGAAAGATTAATTTTTGATGTTAGAAAATTTGGTGAGGGAATAATACTAATAGCTCAACTTCCATCACAAATATCAGACAATATTACCAAAAATGTATCAATGAGAATAATACATGCAATAAAAGGGAAAAATGATATAGCATATTCTCTTAGAAAAAATGGAATATATGAAGGAGAAAAAATTCTTCAAAGTTTAAGAGAAGGAGAAGCAATAATAGATAGCATAGGAAAAAGAAGTGTTAAAATTGTATACATAGAGCCTCATGAAATGCTTGGAATTAAATAAATATTTTATTTTTCATTTTCCTTTTTCTATATATTCAAGGATAGAATTAAGTTTACCCATTTTTTCAAGAAAAGCAATCCAATCAATTGTATATTGCTTATTACTCTTTAAAAGGATTAAAGATATCTCTTTTAAAATATCATTAATTTTCTTATTACTTACATCTAATTGAAATACCATTTTTTTACCATAATATTTTATAGCTTCATAATAAATTAAATCTATTAATTCTGAAATAATATTATCCCTAATTTTTCTATAAGGATAATTTCTTTTCTTTAATCTTTTAATAAGGATTAATGGATTGCATCTTAAAACAATAACTTTACAGAGTTTTTCTTTAGGAATATATAGAGGAAAATGAGAAGAAATGACTATTTTCTTTTCTTCCATTACATATATTTTATTCAATTCCTTTCTTAATTTTCTTAAGTTAACTATATATGATTTATATTTTCTATCATAATAAGAAAAAAGTTTTTTCTTTTTAACTAAGGTAGGAATGTCTATAAATAATCCTTTAAGATTTTTAGCTAACCTTTCTCCAATTAAAGTTTTCCCACTTCCAGGAGTTCCAGTTAATAATATTATATTACGCATAACTTACTTTATAAAAATTACTTTCTCCTAAAATACTTTTAAAGATGAAATATATTAAAATTCCTGAGGGAAATAATAAGAAATTATATTTATGCTCCGGCCGGGATTTGAACCCGGGACCCTCGGCTATCTCCATTTTTAACGAGAGGCCGAGATACTTAACCGGACTATACTACCGGAGCATTAAAATAAATTTTTATAAAAGTGGAATTTATTATTTTAAGAATTTGATTCTTCTATTTGAATTTGTTCTAATCCAATAGACTTTAATAAAGGGTCTATACTTGGGACTTTTTTACGGTTTGATAGTTTAGCAGAAAATTGAGCAATCTTAGGTAAATATTTAATAAAAATATTAAGCCTTTTCTTCTTTTCTTCTTTTTTCTCTATTTTTGAAAGATGGTTTTTTAAAGATCTAGCAGCTTCACGTATTGCAATAGTAATTTCACGTTCAATTTCAGGCCTATCTGCTATAGCTTCTTTTCCAACAGTTTTATAAGGAATTCTTGTTGAGCATAAATGAATAAATATTGCTAATGCTGCTTCTTTCGGAACTTTATAATTATTCCAATTTATTTTTTCAAAAACTACTTTCCATGAAACATCAGCTCTTTCATCATATAATAATGGAATTTTATTAGCAAATCTATATAATTGATAAGTATCACTTATTGGAATTTTTCCACCATAAGCTAAAGCAACTTCTATTATAAATGGAAAACCACTATATGCTGATGGAGGTCTTTGTATTACTTCTATAAACTCTGGTTGGAATTCTTTCTCGATTCCTGCTTTTAAAAAATCTATTCCTATTGGAGATAAAGTAGAAGCATCTGGAGCTCTAAAATTCTTATATTTCTTAATTGCTTCCATAAGCTTTGTAACTTCTTCATGTTTAAGTTTTTTTGTATTAGCTGTTAATGGTAAGCCAGCTAATTCAAGTATTTCTTTAGCTGTTTTAGCTCCGACTTTCTGAAAATTTGTAGTTAAAAAATTGAAAAGATTTCTTGCTTTTGTTTCGGATAAAAGACGTATCATCGCTTCAGCATCTATTCCTAATGGATGTGGTAAAGCTTCCTTGGGTGGTTTTGGAACATTATTAATAACTCTTTCATAAAGATATAATCTTCCTTTAGGGTCAATAAAACTTATTGTTGCATGTGGATTTGCTATGGATGTTTCTCTTAAATATTCTATTATTTTCCTTTTAGAATTCTGATAATCAGCTTCAAGAATGAAATCTACTATTGTTCCTTTCCAATTATTATTGTTACGATGAACCTTATGATCTAATATTCTTGGCTTATTTTCAACTATATCTATCATTAATTTATATTCATGGATGTCCTTGCCTCTACTAGATATTACTATAGCAGGTTGATTGGTAGTTATTTGTCCATAAAGTAATGCCATTGTTCCTCCTAAGCCAAAAGTTCCTCTACTTTGTTTATTGCTATACTTAGATCCATAAAGTACTGTTGCAAAAGCACGTGGAATATGTTCAGCATCTACACCTATTCCATTATCTTCTACATAAAGACGATATATATCTGTCTCTCCTTTTTCTTCTATTGTTGTTAATTTTATTTTTATTAATGGAAGAACTTCACCTATTTCACAAGCATCTAAGCTATTTTCCACAAGTTCTCTTACTGACATGTATAGTGCTCTACTTGGGTTTGTAAATCCAGCAATATCTCTATTACGATAAAAGAAGTCAGCTGGAGATATCTGTTCAAACTTTACTTCACTCATAAAGTACCACTTAATTTAAAATCCTTATTTTTTATATTTAAGAAAAAATTATAAAAGCCTATATTTAAACTTCAAATAGAATAAATACTTAAATATAACATTTAATAACTTAATATTTTCCTAAATTTCCTTTTATGAGCATATTCATTTAAAAAGCGATATACAGTACTATGTTGAGCACCATTAATAAGTTTATTTATAGCTTCTTCTGCAATTTGTAAACCTTCTATATCCCCTATTATAGATACTGTATGGCCATAAATTGAAATAAATGTTTTGGTATATTCTTCTATTATTCTTCTTGTTTTTCCTCCAGCTCCAATTATTCTACCTTTAATTCTTTTTAAAGTATTCTTATTCTTACCTAAAATTGATTCTAAATCTATTATTCTTAGAAACATATTTTCATCAAAAAGTTTAAAAGCTCTTTCAGGTGAAAAACCTCTACCAATTGCTAAAACTATATCTCTAGCTCTAAAAAGTTTGCTTGGATCATTTTTAGAAGGAAGAGTAATAATTACTACTCCTTCTTTACTATCTATTGATAATGATACATTCAATTCTTTTTCTATTCTAGATTTAACATTACCATTTGTTCCTATTAATACCCCTACACGTTCTAATGGAATATTAATAACAAAGCTTTGCTTATTAAAATTCTCCATCTTTTTTCCCTAGAATCCAATTGAAAACTTCTTCTTCCTTAATAATCGTTACTCCTTTCTTATTAAAAAACTTTGTTATATTTTTTATATCTCTATGAAGAAGATCATTTGCATGAGGATGTGTAGATAATACTGCTTGTGAAAAATCCATAAAAATAGGATTTAATTTTTCATCAATAAATATATTATATTCGCTTAAATCTCCATGGATTAATCCTGCATTATTATACAATTTAAAAATGTTTTCTAAAACTTGTTTATAAATTTCATTATATTCATCTTTTGATAAAGATAATTCAACTAATTTAGGATAGGGTGTATCATCGATCCCCATGAAACTCATTCCAAGAACATTATTTTTAATAAATAATGGTTTAGGAACTTTTATCATAGCTTGATATGCTTTTTCCAAATTATTAAATTCTCTTCTAGCCCATAAATATATAAACTCTCGAAAATCTTTTGGTATTTTTTTAAATCTAGGATCTGAAGAAACATAAAATATTCTATTTCTTTTAAATTCAGCACTTAAAACTAAATATATTTTTACAG
The DNA window shown above is from Nitrososphaerota archaeon and carries:
- a CDS encoding DNA topoisomerase VI subunit B, coding for MSEVKFEQISPADFFYRNRDIAGFTNPSRALYMSVRELVENSLDACEIGEVLPLIKIKLTTIEEKGETDIYRLYVEDNGIGVDAEHIPRAFATVLYGSKYSNKQSRGTFGLGGTMALLYGQITTNQPAIVISSRGKDIHEYKLMIDIVENKPRILDHKVHRNNNNWKGTIVDFILEADYQNSKRKIIEYLRETSIANPHATISFIDPKGRLYLYERVINNVPKPPKEALPHPLGIDAEAMIRLLSETKARNLFNFLTTNFQKVGAKTAKEILELAGLPLTANTKKLKHEEVTKLMEAIKKYKNFRAPDASTLSPIGIDFLKAGIEKEFQPEFIEVIQRPPSAYSGFPFIIEVALAYGGKIPISDTYQLYRFANKIPLLYDERADVSWKVVFEKINWNNYKVPKEAALAIFIHLCSTRIPYKTVGKEAIADRPEIEREITIAIREAARSLKNHLSKIEKKEEKKKRLNIFIKYLPKIAQFSAKLSNRKKVPSIDPLLKSIGLEQIQIEESNS
- a CDS encoding KH domain-containing protein, which produces MENFNKQSFVINIPLERVGVLIGTNGNVKSRIEKELNVSLSIDSKEGVVIITLPSKNDPSKLFRARDIVLAIGRGFSPERAFKLFDENMFLRIIDLESILGKNKNTLKRIKGRIIGAGGKTRRIIEEYTKTFISIYGHTVSIIGDIEGLQIAEEAINKLINGAQHSTVYRFLNEYAHKRKFRKILSY
- a CDS encoding serine protein kinase RIO produces the protein MRIDKIEKKIRQKEYLLDREQRYLRKRSELNEVLEEVFDKLTLMTIYDLMKSGEIKEFYGVLSAGKESRVYLALGKEGKIAVKIYLVLSAEFKRNRIFYVSSDPRFKKIPKDFREFIYLWARREFNNLEKAYQAMIKVPKPLFIKNNVLGMSFMGIDDTPYPKLVELSLSKDEYNEIYKQVLENIFKLYNNAGLIHGDLSEYNIFIDEKLNPIFMDFSQAVLSTHPHANDLLHRDIKNITKFFNKKGVTIIKEEEVFNWILGKKDGEF